In Piliocolobus tephrosceles isolate RC106 chromosome 5, ASM277652v3, whole genome shotgun sequence, a single genomic region encodes these proteins:
- the AKIRIN2 gene encoding akirin-2: MACGATLKRTLDFDPLLSPASPKRRRCAPLSAPTSAAASPLSAAAATAASFSAAAASPQKYLRMEPSPFGDVSSRLTTEQILYNIKQEYKRMQKRRHLETSFQQTDPCCTSDAQPHAFLLSGPASPGSSSAASSPLKKEQPLFTLRQVGMICERLLKEREEKVREEYEEILNTKLAEQYDAFVKFTHDQIMRRYGEQPASYVS; this comes from the exons ATGGCGTGCGGAGCCACTCTGAAAAGGACTCTGGATTTCGACCCGCTGTTGAGCCCGGCGTCCCCGAAGCGGAGGCGATGTGCGCCATTGTCGGCGCCCACCTCGGCCGCTGCCTCTCCGTTGTCGGCGGCCGCGGCCACTGCCGCCTCCTTCTCGGCTGCGGCCGCCTCGCCGCAGAAGTATCTCCGAATGGAGCCATCCCCCTTCGGCGACGTCTCCTCCCGCCTCACCACAG aacaaatTCTGTACAACATAAAACAAGAGTATAAACGAATGCAGAAGAGAAGACATTTAGAAACAAGTTTCCAACAGACAGATCCGTGTTGTACTTCTGATGCACAGCCACATGCATTTCTCCTCAGTGGACCAGCTTCACCAG GGTCTTCATCTGCAGCATCctcaccattaaaaaaagaacagcccTTATTTACTCTACGGCAGGTTGGGATGATCTGTGAACGTTTGTTGAAAGAACGTGAAGAGAAAGTTCGAgaagaatatgaagaaatattGAACACAAAACTTGCAG AACAATATGATGCGTTTGTGAAGTTTACGCATGATCAAATAATGCGACGATATGGAGAACAGCCTGCTAGTT ATGTTTCATGA